A portion of the Deinococcus apachensis DSM 19763 genome contains these proteins:
- a CDS encoding benzoate/H(+) symporter BenE family transporter, which produces MTALTDLRRDASGSAVTAGFVAVVVGAASSIGLLVGAARDFGLTHGQTVSWVLACYLAISVSGAVLTWRHRAPVKMAWTTPGLALVASLAAARGLSYPEVLGAYVLSALIMTGLGLSGAFERATSRIPPALANALLAGVLLPFVLGAFRALPQAPVPVGGMLLVFLAGRVWFTRWAVPAALLAGAGLSLAVHVVGPVTGAGLGTLVWTTPQFSLRGVLTLALPMTVLTLASQQLPGVAVLRSCGFARVPTSPLITWSGVASLLSAPFGAHTTNLAAITAAIAAGEEAHPDPGRRWVAGLSAAFFYLMLGIFAGWVVGAVGAVPAPVVAALAGLALVSTTLSSVTAALNGERGREATFLTLAVTASGVTFLGVGSAVWGLLLGGGLLWVRSREH; this is translated from the coding sequence ATGACGGCCCTGACCGACCTGCGCCGGGACGCCTCCGGCTCGGCGGTGACGGCGGGCTTCGTGGCGGTCGTGGTGGGCGCGGCGAGCAGCATCGGCCTGCTGGTGGGCGCGGCGCGCGACTTCGGGTTGACGCACGGGCAGACGGTGAGCTGGGTGCTGGCGTGCTACCTGGCGATCAGCGTGTCGGGCGCCGTGTTGACCTGGCGCCACCGCGCCCCGGTCAAGATGGCCTGGACGACGCCCGGGCTCGCCCTTGTCGCCTCCCTAGCTGCCGCGCGGGGCCTGAGCTACCCGGAAGTTCTGGGCGCCTACGTCCTCAGCGCCCTCATCATGACCGGGCTGGGCCTCTCGGGCGCCTTCGAGCGGGCCACCTCGCGCATTCCGCCCGCGCTGGCGAACGCGCTGCTCGCCGGGGTGCTGCTGCCCTTCGTCCTGGGCGCCTTCCGGGCCCTGCCCCAGGCCCCGGTTCCGGTGGGTGGAATGCTGCTGGTCTTTCTGGCCGGGCGGGTGTGGTTCACCCGCTGGGCGGTTCCGGCGGCGCTGCTCGCGGGGGCGGGGCTGTCACTGGCAGTCCACGTGGTGGGGCCGGTGACGGGGGCGGGTCTGGGAACCCTCGTCTGGACCACACCACAGTTCAGCCTGCGCGGCGTGCTGACCCTCGCGCTCCCCATGACGGTGCTGACCCTGGCCTCCCAGCAGCTTCCCGGCGTGGCGGTGCTGCGGAGCTGCGGCTTTGCCCGGGTGCCCACCTCACCGCTGATCACGTGGTCGGGGGTGGCGAGTCTGCTCTCGGCCCCCTTCGGCGCGCACACGACCAACCTCGCCGCGATCACGGCGGCCATCGCCGCGGGCGAGGAGGCGCACCCTGACCCCGGGCGGCGCTGGGTCGCGGGCCTGAGCGCGGCCTTTTTCTACCTGATGCTGGGCATCTTTGCGGGCTGGGTGGTGGGCGCGGTGGGGGCCGTCCCCGCCCCGGTGGTCGCGGCGCTGGCCGGGCTGGCCCTCGTGTCCACCACCCTGTCGAGCGTCACGGCGGCGCTAAACGGGGAGCGGGGGCGCGAGGCCACCTTCCTCACCCTGGCGGTGACGGCAAGCGGCGTGACGTTCCTGGGGGTGGGGAGCGCGGTGTGGGGCCTGCTGCTGGGAGGAGGGCTGCTCTGGGTCAGGTCCCGCGAGCACTGA
- a CDS encoding glycosyltransferase, whose translation MKILAWPKSENKSTNPYNYLFYSELEKRGVEVDEFRYKQLLRKKYDYLHVHWPENVVNETSGGWGPGNLAKFLLMLLTTRLRGTRIVWTAHNLRAHEENSALRQVYNALFPRFVDYVHCLSEHSKRAVQEDRRYASARVFVLPHGHYRPLYPRPLPAQEARRRLGVPEGARVLLFFGQIRPYKNLEALIRVFRELAETDPDLYLLVAGQPRYDLDREMLEHPRIHTHLELIDDAEVPLYFSAATWVVCPYRVVTNSGTALLALSFSRPFIGPDLAAIRDLRETVGEDWVRTYAGDLTAPKLRVLTRDPGSQESLDLPDFEWSRIAQQFIGILEQPRTAAPQTSLRQPR comes from the coding sequence ATGAAAATACTTGCCTGGCCCAAAAGCGAAAACAAGTCGACCAATCCCTATAACTACCTGTTCTACTCCGAGTTGGAGAAGAGAGGGGTGGAGGTCGACGAGTTCCGGTACAAGCAACTTCTGCGGAAGAAATACGACTACCTGCATGTCCACTGGCCGGAGAACGTGGTCAACGAAACGAGCGGTGGCTGGGGACCGGGAAACCTGGCCAAGTTCCTGCTCATGCTCCTGACGACGAGGCTGCGGGGCACCCGGATCGTCTGGACCGCCCACAATCTCAGGGCCCACGAGGAGAACTCGGCCCTGAGACAGGTGTACAACGCGCTCTTTCCCCGGTTCGTCGACTACGTTCATTGCCTGAGCGAGCACTCCAAGAGGGCGGTCCAGGAGGACCGCCGGTACGCCTCGGCCCGGGTCTTCGTGCTGCCCCACGGGCATTACCGCCCGCTGTACCCCCGGCCCCTCCCGGCCCAGGAGGCCCGCAGGCGGCTGGGCGTGCCGGAGGGCGCGCGAGTCCTGCTGTTCTTCGGGCAGATTCGCCCTTACAAGAATCTGGAGGCCCTGATCCGGGTCTTCCGCGAGCTGGCCGAAACCGACCCGGACCTGTACCTGCTCGTGGCCGGGCAGCCGCGGTACGACCTCGACCGGGAGATGCTGGAGCATCCGAGAATCCATACCCACCTAGAGCTGATTGACGACGCTGAGGTGCCGCTCTATTTCAGCGCCGCAACGTGGGTAGTCTGTCCGTACCGGGTGGTCACGAACTCCGGGACCGCCCTGCTGGCCTTGTCCTTTTCCCGCCCCTTCATTGGGCCGGACCTCGCCGCGATTCGGGATCTCCGGGAGACGGTCGGTGAGGACTGGGTCAGGACCTACGCCGGGGACCTGACGGCGCCGAAGTTGCGTGTCCTGACCCGCGACCCCGGGTCGCAGGAGAGCCTTGACCTGCCCGACTTCGAGTGGTCCCGGATCGCCCAGCAGTTCATCGGCATCCTGGAACAACCTCGAACAGCAGCGCCCCAGACGAGTCTCCGGCAACCCCGGTGA
- a CDS encoding cysteine desulfurase-like protein, with protein sequence MNLDAIRAQFPPLASGRAYLDNAAGGLLPSRAIAAVTDHLTRYGATNAMPGHRPGQEILALKHRAREATAVFLNANPEDVALGPSATALAFRLAAAFARMWGPGDEVILSGLEHEANASPWRELERAGVKIHVWHARQPDMQLHQSDLAALLSPRTRLVSVTAASNVLGVSVDIPAVAAQVRAAGAWTVVDAVHAAPHAFPDVGAWGADFVMFSPYKVWGPHLGALWVSPEHRPHLPWPRLSFVPEGDITGLEYGTPQFELLAGWLGTLDYLRELGGHGALSRAALEAASACIQELEEPVSERLLTGLLNAPGVTVYGPPTMEGRIGTVAFRVEGEAPELTAARLSADGVDVAAGHFYAVQPLKDLGLYPQGVVRASIGHYTSLEDVERLLAEV encoded by the coding sequence ATGAACCTAGACGCCATCCGCGCGCAGTTCCCGCCCCTCGCCTCGGGCCGCGCGTACCTCGACAACGCGGCGGGCGGACTGCTGCCCTCGCGCGCCATCGCCGCGGTCACTGACCACCTCACCCGCTACGGGGCCACGAACGCCATGCCGGGGCACCGGCCCGGGCAGGAGATCCTGGCCCTGAAGCACCGCGCACGGGAGGCCACCGCCGTCTTCCTGAACGCGAATCCGGAGGACGTGGCCCTGGGGCCGAGCGCCACCGCCCTCGCGTTCCGGCTAGCGGCGGCCTTCGCCCGGATGTGGGGTCCCGGTGACGAGGTAATCCTGAGCGGTCTGGAACACGAGGCGAACGCGAGCCCCTGGCGCGAGCTGGAGCGCGCAGGCGTGAAAATCCACGTCTGGCACGCCCGGCAGCCCGACATGCAGCTTCACCAAAGCGACCTCGCGGCGCTGCTCTCGCCCCGCACCCGGCTGGTGTCGGTGACGGCGGCGAGCAACGTCCTGGGGGTGAGCGTAGATATTCCGGCCGTCGCGGCGCAGGTGCGGGCGGCGGGGGCCTGGACCGTCGTGGACGCCGTTCACGCCGCCCCACACGCCTTTCCCGACGTGGGGGCCTGGGGCGCGGACTTCGTGATGTTCAGCCCCTACAAGGTCTGGGGGCCGCACCTGGGGGCGCTGTGGGTCTCGCCCGAACACCGCCCCCACCTCCCCTGGCCCCGGCTGAGCTTCGTTCCGGAGGGGGATATCACCGGGCTGGAGTACGGCACGCCACAGTTCGAGCTGCTCGCCGGGTGGCTGGGCACGCTGGACTACCTGCGCGAACTCGGCGGGCACGGGGCGCTGAGCCGCGCTGCGCTGGAGGCGGCGTCGGCCTGTATCCAGGAGTTGGAGGAACCGGTTTCAGAGCGCCTCCTCACCGGCCTGCTGAATGCCCCGGGTGTGACGGTCTACGGTCCCCCAACGATGGAGGGCCGCATTGGCACCGTCGCCTTTCGCGTGGAGGGGGAAGCGCCCGAGCTCACCGCCGCGCGGCTCTCGGCCGATGGGGTGGATGTGGCTGCCGGGCACTTCTACGCGGTGCAGCCCCTGAAGGACTTGGGGCTATACCCGCAGGGGGTGGTGCGCGCCAGCATCGGGCACTACACAAGTCTGGAAGATGTGGAGAGGCTGCTGGCCGAAGTTTGA
- a CDS encoding transglutaminase-like domain-containing protein has translation MPQPDVQTDPGAAPIDQPTRVRAGFSLTFDVPYPTPMLFVVQPQDRLGATGTRQRLLDQRPLGVAAGIHTYTDTHGNLVWRTLAQPGEFTIGHDLIAEVTRRPDPVLPNLRKHLVEELPDEAITYLLPSRYVDSDLVSNEAWTRFGNVRGGWAQVQAICDFLQDECVYGSGSNSSTTARQALDSKRAVCRDFAHMGVAFCRALNIPARYVCGYLPDIEFDSGNVPMDFHAWFEAYLDGEWRTFDARHNVPRIGRVLIAQGRDASDVAFATTFGSARLTNMIVWADETDEAMTLDDPPKPRF, from the coding sequence ATGCCCCAGCCCGACGTCCAGACCGATCCCGGGGCCGCCCCGATCGACCAGCCCACTCGCGTCCGGGCGGGCTTTTCCCTCACCTTCGACGTGCCGTATCCAACCCCCATGCTGTTCGTCGTGCAGCCCCAGGACCGTCTGGGCGCCACGGGAACCCGCCAGCGCCTCCTCGACCAGCGGCCCCTGGGCGTGGCGGCAGGCATCCACACCTACACCGACACCCACGGCAACCTCGTCTGGCGCACGCTCGCCCAGCCCGGCGAGTTCACCATCGGCCACGACCTGATCGCCGAGGTGACCCGCAGGCCCGACCCCGTCCTGCCGAACCTCCGCAAGCATCTGGTCGAGGAGTTGCCCGACGAGGCGATCACCTACCTCCTGCCCAGCCGCTACGTAGATAGCGACCTCGTCAGCAACGAGGCGTGGACCCGCTTCGGCAATGTTCGGGGGGGCTGGGCGCAGGTGCAGGCGATCTGCGACTTCCTGCAAGACGAGTGCGTGTACGGCTCGGGCAGCAATTCGAGCACAACCGCCCGGCAGGCGCTGGACAGTAAGCGCGCGGTGTGCCGCGACTTCGCGCACATGGGCGTCGCCTTCTGCCGCGCGCTGAACATCCCCGCCCGCTACGTGTGCGGTTACCTTCCCGACATCGAGTTCGACTCGGGGAACGTGCCCATGGACTTCCATGCCTGGTTCGAGGCGTACCTGGACGGCGAGTGGCGCACCTTCGACGCCCGACACAACGTCCCCCGCATCGGCCGGGTGCTGATCGCCCAGGGGCGGGACGCCAGTGACGTGGCCTTCGCAACCACCTTCGGCTCCGCCCGCCTGACGAACATGATCGTCTGGGCCGACGAGACGGACGAGGCGATGACGCTGGACGATCCACCGAAGCCTAGGTTTTAG
- a CDS encoding thioredoxin domain-containing protein yields the protein MNRLAQETSPYLLQHADNPVDWWPWGEEAFAEARHRDVPVLLSVGYSTCHWCHVMAHESFEDEATAEFMNAHFVNIKVDREERPDVDGIYMTATQLMTGQGGWPMTVFLTPNGEPFYAGTYFPPEDRYGMPGFRRLLASVAHAWREDRDKLAGNAQALSEHVREASRPRAAVGDLPPDFLNRGVENLRRVYDADLGGFGRAPKFPAPTTLDFLLTRPEGRDMALHTLRRMGRGGIYDQLGGGFHRYSVDERWLVPHFEKMLYDNAQLTRTLLRAYQYTGDEAFARLARETLTYLEREMLSQTGGFYSAQDADTQGVEGLTFTWTPGEIREVLGEGPDSDLVLRIYGVTEEGNFLDPHRPEYGRRNVLHVPTPVADLARDLGESVEALTARLDAARARLLAVREQRPQPGTDDKVLTSWNGLALEAFADAGRVLGETHFLEIARRNADFVRNHLRLPDGTLRHTFKNGEARVEGLLEDHALYGLGLVALYQAGGDLAHLEWARELWGVVHRDFWDEEAGLFRSTGGRAETLLTRQAQGFDSAILSDNAAAALLGLWVGRYFGDEEAERLARATVRTYQSDMLAAAGGFGGLWQAAAFLESPHVEVALIGMPEERAPLERVLARFPLPFAALAPAERGEGLPVLEGRPGGGTAYVCVGHACDLPTRDPEVLAGQLGRL from the coding sequence ATGAATCGTCTGGCCCAGGAGACCAGCCCGTACCTCCTCCAGCACGCGGACAATCCGGTGGACTGGTGGCCCTGGGGTGAGGAGGCCTTCGCTGAGGCCCGGCACAGGGACGTGCCCGTGCTTCTCTCGGTGGGCTACTCGACCTGCCACTGGTGCCACGTGATGGCCCACGAGAGCTTCGAGGACGAGGCGACCGCCGAATTCATGAACGCCCACTTCGTGAACATCAAGGTGGACCGCGAGGAGCGTCCCGACGTGGACGGCATCTACATGACGGCCACCCAGCTCATGACTGGACAGGGCGGCTGGCCGATGACCGTGTTCCTGACCCCGAACGGCGAGCCCTTCTACGCGGGCACTTACTTCCCCCCCGAGGACCGCTACGGGATGCCGGGCTTCCGCCGCCTGCTGGCGAGCGTGGCGCACGCCTGGCGGGAGGACCGGGACAAGCTGGCCGGGAACGCGCAGGCCCTCAGCGAACACGTGCGCGAGGCGAGCCGTCCCCGTGCCGCAGTGGGCGACCTCCCCCCCGACTTCCTGAACCGGGGCGTCGAGAACCTGCGCCGGGTGTACGACGCCGACCTGGGCGGCTTCGGACGAGCGCCCAAGTTCCCGGCGCCCACCACGCTGGATTTCCTGCTCACCCGGCCCGAGGGGCGCGACATGGCGCTGCACACCCTGCGGAGGATGGGACGGGGCGGCATCTACGACCAACTGGGCGGCGGCTTTCACCGCTACTCGGTGGACGAGCGCTGGCTGGTCCCGCACTTCGAGAAGATGCTGTACGACAACGCGCAGCTCACGCGGACGCTGCTACGGGCCTACCAGTACACGGGGGACGAGGCCTTCGCCCGGCTGGCCCGCGAGACGCTGACGTACCTGGAGCGCGAGATGCTCTCCCAAACGGGCGGCTTCTACTCTGCCCAGGATGCCGACACACAGGGGGTGGAGGGCCTGACCTTCACCTGGACGCCCGGAGAGATTCGGGAGGTGCTGGGAGAAGGACCGGACAGCGACCTCGTGCTGCGGATATACGGCGTGACCGAGGAGGGGAATTTCCTCGACCCACACCGGCCCGAGTACGGGCGCCGCAACGTGCTACATGTGCCCACTCCAGTCGCCGACCTCGCCCGCGACCTGGGCGAGAGCGTGGAGGCCCTCACTGCTCGGCTGGACGCGGCCCGTGCCCGGTTGCTGGCTGTACGGGAACAGCGACCCCAGCCCGGCACGGACGATAAGGTGCTGACCTCCTGGAATGGACTGGCCCTCGAGGCCTTTGCGGACGCGGGGCGGGTTCTGGGGGAGACGCACTTCTTGGAGATCGCCCGGCGCAACGCCGACTTCGTGCGAAACCACCTTCGCCTGCCCGACGGGACGCTGCGGCACACCTTCAAGAACGGTGAGGCGCGGGTAGAAGGCCTGCTGGAGGACCACGCGCTGTACGGCCTGGGGCTGGTCGCGCTGTACCAGGCGGGCGGGGACCTCGCCCATCTGGAGTGGGCGCGTGAACTCTGGGGGGTCGTGCACCGCGACTTCTGGGATGAGGAGGCCGGGCTCTTCCGCTCGACGGGGGGCCGGGCCGAGACGCTGCTCACCCGCCAGGCGCAGGGCTTCGACTCAGCCATTCTCAGCGACAACGCCGCCGCCGCGCTCCTCGGCCTGTGGGTGGGCCGCTACTTCGGCGACGAGGAGGCCGAGCGGCTGGCCCGCGCTACCGTCCGCACCTATCAGAGCGACATGCTAGCGGCAGCCGGGGGATTCGGGGGGTTGTGGCAGGCCGCCGCCTTCCTCGAATCGCCCCATGTGGAGGTCGCCCTGATCGGCATGCCTGAGGAACGTGCGCCGCTGGAGCGCGTCCTCGCCCGCTTCCCCCTCCCTTTCGCAGCCCTCGCGCCCGCCGAGCGCGGCGAGGGGCTGCCTGTGCTGGAGGGAAGACCGGGGGGAGGCACCGCCTACGTCTGCGTGGGCCACGCCTGCGACCTCCCCACCCGCGACCCGGAGGTATTGGCCGGGCAGCTGGGGAGGCTGTAG
- the rpiA gene encoding ribose 5-phosphate isomerase A codes for MADLERLKEEAARRAVTLVQSGMRVGLGTGSTAKYAILAIGERVASGDLQGVVGVATSDASEALARQVGIPVEPLDPRPLDLAIDGADEIDPELNLIKGLGGALLREKLTEVQARRLIIIADHTKIVTRLGEKASLPIEIARFGFLSTIERLRGLVPGGRLRQLGAQPYVTDNGNYIYDAQLPQSFDPATLERQLKGTLGVVETGFFLGMAGLAFVAAPEGVRELRR; via the coding sequence ATGGCTGACCTGGAGCGGCTGAAGGAGGAGGCCGCCCGCCGCGCCGTCACCCTTGTCCAGAGCGGAATGCGGGTCGGTCTGGGCACCGGCAGCACGGCCAAGTACGCCATTCTCGCCATCGGGGAGCGGGTGGCGTCCGGCGACCTGCAAGGCGTGGTCGGCGTGGCGACGAGTGACGCCTCGGAAGCCCTGGCCCGGCAAGTCGGCATCCCAGTCGAGCCGCTCGATCCCCGCCCCCTCGACCTCGCCATCGACGGGGCGGACGAGATCGACCCGGAGCTGAACCTCATCAAGGGCCTGGGCGGCGCACTGCTGCGCGAGAAGTTGACCGAGGTGCAGGCCCGGCGGCTGATCATCATCGCCGACCACACCAAGATCGTGACCCGGCTGGGGGAAAAAGCGTCCCTACCCATCGAGATCGCCCGCTTCGGTTTTCTGTCCACCATCGAGCGGCTGCGGGGGCTCGTCCCCGGCGGGCGGCTCCGGCAGCTGGGCGCCCAGCCCTACGTCACCGACAACGGCAACTACATCTACGACGCGCAACTCCCGCAGAGCTTCGACCCGGCCACACTGGAGCGGCAGCTCAAGGGCACGCTCGGCGTGGTGGAGACGGGGTTCTTCCTGGGCATGGCGGGGTTGGCCTTCGTGGCGGCGCCGGAAGGGGTGCGGGAACTCAGGCGCTGA
- a CDS encoding peroxiredoxin, protein MIETAPHPAPGEPFPDFALPDAEGRTHRLSDYAGRYVVLYAYPKDDTPGCTKEACDFRDSALLKAHGAVILGVSQDDADSHRAFAEKYSLPFPLLSDEGAEFLKGIGAYGSKNLYGKVVEGVKRQTFLIGPDGRLVKAWLAVSVDGHADAVAAAIDADRKKRADG, encoded by the coding sequence ATGATCGAGACTGCCCCCCACCCGGCTCCCGGTGAGCCCTTTCCCGACTTCGCCCTGCCCGACGCCGAGGGTCGCACTCACCGCCTCTCCGACTATGCGGGCCGTTACGTGGTGCTGTACGCCTATCCCAAGGACGACACGCCCGGCTGCACCAAGGAGGCCTGTGACTTCCGCGACAGCGCCCTGCTGAAAGCCCACGGTGCCGTCATCCTGGGCGTGAGCCAGGACGACGCGGACAGCCACCGCGCCTTTGCCGAGAAGTACAGCCTGCCCTTCCCCCTGCTGAGCGACGAGGGGGCGGAGTTCCTGAAGGGGATTGGCGCCTACGGCTCCAAGAACCTGTACGGCAAGGTGGTCGAGGGGGTGAAGCGGCAGACCTTCCTGATCGGCCCGGACGGCAGGCTCGTGAAAGCCTGGCTCGCCGTATCCGTGGACGGGCACGCCGACGCCGTGGCCGCGGCCATTGACGCGGACCGGAAGAAGCGGGCCGATGGCTGA
- the deoC gene encoding deoxyribose-phosphate aldolase, translating to MNLASYIDHTLLKATATAADIRQLCAEAREHSFYAVCVNPVYVPLAAAELAGSGVKVATVCGFPLGALLPEQKAVEARLSVEAGADEVDMVIHIGAALEGDWEAVKADIRTVRRAIPESVLKVIIETSYLNDEQKRAVTEAAITGGADFVKTSTGFATGGATVEDVRLMAEVIAGRAHIKAAGGVRTPADARAMIEAGATRLGTSGGVALVSGEGSGSGY from the coding sequence GTGAACCTCGCCTCGTATATTGACCACACCCTGCTCAAGGCCACTGCCACCGCCGCCGACATCCGCCAGCTCTGCGCGGAGGCGCGGGAACATTCGTTTTACGCGGTGTGCGTGAATCCGGTCTACGTGCCCCTCGCTGCGGCCGAACTGGCAGGCTCGGGCGTGAAGGTCGCCACCGTCTGCGGCTTCCCTCTGGGCGCCCTCCTGCCCGAACAGAAGGCCGTCGAGGCCCGCCTGAGCGTGGAGGCGGGCGCCGACGAGGTGGACATGGTCATCCACATCGGCGCCGCGCTGGAGGGTGACTGGGAGGCAGTAAAAGCCGATATACGCACGGTAAGACGGGCCATTCCCGAGAGCGTGCTGAAGGTCATCATCGAGACCAGCTACTTGAATGACGAGCAGAAGCGCGCCGTGACCGAAGCCGCCATCACAGGTGGGGCAGATTTCGTCAAGACGAGCACCGGCTTCGCCACGGGTGGCGCGACCGTCGAGGACGTGCGCCTGATGGCCGAGGTGATCGCGGGCCGAGCGCACATCAAGGCGGCGGGCGGCGTGCGGACCCCCGCTGACGCGAGGGCGATGATCGAGGCGGGCGCGACCCGGCTGGGCACCTCGGGCGGCGTGGCCCTGGTGAGCGGCGAGGGGAGTGGTTCTGGCTACTGA
- a CDS encoding Maf family nucleotide pyrophosphatase → MATEPREVILASGSPRRRELLANLGVPFRVVVSGEAEDSPERDPERLAGELAALKARAVARAHRGAVVLAADTVVAADGHLLGKPGDEAENRAFVRQLSGRTHQVYTGVTIVSSGRESSGVERTDVTFRDLTDAEITHYAQTGEGLDKAGGYGIQGVGMALVTRIDGDYSNVVGFPLGLVIRLLRGSGVAVWGE, encoded by the coding sequence CTGGCTACTGAGCCGCGGGAAGTCATCCTCGCCTCGGGCAGCCCAAGGCGGCGGGAATTGCTGGCGAACCTGGGCGTTCCCTTTCGTGTCGTCGTCAGCGGCGAGGCGGAGGACAGCCCCGAGCGCGACCCGGAGCGGCTGGCGGGCGAACTCGCGGCGCTTAAGGCGCGGGCCGTGGCGAGAGCGCATCGCGGTGCGGTCGTCCTCGCGGCGGACACCGTCGTCGCGGCGGACGGCCACCTCCTGGGCAAACCGGGGGACGAGGCGGAGAATCGCGCCTTCGTGCGGCAGCTCTCCGGGCGGACCCATCAGGTGTATACGGGCGTCACCATCGTCTCCAGCGGGCGGGAGTCGAGTGGCGTGGAGCGCACCGACGTGACCTTCCGCGACCTTACCGACGCCGAAATCACCCACTACGCCCAGACCGGGGAAGGGCTGGACAAGGCGGGCGGCTACGGCATTCAGGGTGTGGGAATGGCGCTCGTCACGCGCATTGACGGGGACTACTCCAACGTGGTCGGCTTTCCCCTTGGGCTGGTGATCCGGCTGTTACGGGGGTCGGGCGTGGCGGTGTGGGGGGAGTAG
- a CDS encoding WapI family immunity protein: MQYGDPVWEWTDPALTTFEVQWLTEWLDEVADHAAVFSLWQRNRLTTRIFFTEPCLGFEILNGHSSGRPMTLRCYLAAEFLPPFKELCPHAAISEEPDEVWLDFGVDEAQVRAIAGQWRAQLDHYPVRVGL; encoded by the coding sequence ATGCAATACGGGGACCCCGTCTGGGAATGGACCGATCCCGCCCTGACCACATTTGAAGTGCAGTGGTTGACCGAGTGGCTTGACGAGGTGGCGGATCATGCAGCCGTCTTTAGCTTGTGGCAGCGTAACCGCCTGACGACGCGAATCTTCTTCACGGAGCCGTGCCTGGGGTTCGAGATTCTGAACGGGCACTCCTCGGGGAGGCCAATGACCCTGCGCTGCTACCTGGCCGCAGAGTTCCTGCCGCCCTTCAAGGAGCTATGTCCTCACGCGGCCATAAGCGAGGAGCCGGACGAGGTCTGGTTGGACTTCGGTGTGGACGAGGCCCAGGTGCGAGCGATAGCCGGGCAATGGAGGGCGCAGTTGGACCACTACCCCGTGCGCGTGGGATTGTAG
- a CDS encoding WapI family immunity protein, whose amino-acid sequence MDVVVLQEERVVLRFELLGYQFPKVEDQEWDSDWLLVRLHLQCNTGTPSGNGPIPP is encoded by the coding sequence ATGGACGTCGTAGTTCTTCAGGAGGAGCGAGTCGTCCTGCGCTTCGAGCTGCTGGGTTACCAGTTCCCTAAGGTCGAAGATCAGGAGTGGGACTCGGACTGGCTGCTTGTCCGGCTCCATTTGCAATGCAATACGGGGACCCCGTCTGGGAATGGACCGATCCCGCCCTGA